The Methanoregula boonei 6A8 genome has a window encoding:
- a CDS encoding DUF2298 domain-containing protein: MTPEFQALSVASWLLVVTFLQLALYPSLKNSLRQYAFPVSFGASLVLFTLLTWYCGLASLPVQIGLVPFALLFGYHLYRRDYAWSELKKEWHWELIFLIFFFLMLTVRFVNPTISYAEKFMDHAFLASIMRSPVVPPLDPWFSGGTMDVYYYLGYWIFGCLGIVSGVPSNIAFNLSLPTVLGVAAVTVYAIGTLVLDRFRWLPLLLFFLPNPSFIYQLSIGSSISSALWNSTRTITNTINEYPLFSFTWGDLHAHVISIFNQVLLIFLLLYLYKFWDSLESRGRWLLCGLAALSLGSMPLINTWDVLIYAPITVLVAALIMRKGWRKGQGIRTWSPLAAVPPLAIIIYLPFYLMLKTNTGGFALVRTPSDPFQFLLVNGWFIAIFLLFLVKEIRDRPYLLLVAAPFILAGYTAAAIAVIPLIYLIAKKERSIPDLLAIFGLGILLVVELFYLKDNMGDTYFRMNTVFKCYVPAWILLGISSLAMVGGWLARPGRIPILPVRKGAALAVLVIGFLFIVPFLVPLDLSYGGRTLDGLAYLDSTHPGDAGGVAYLRNLTGNEIIVEAVGGDYTYYSRISSFTGIPAILGQPFHEYMWRQDTTGWYSTRPGDVRAIYENPDQTVALMKKYNATLLYVGDTERETYNVSLPSTGLEQVYSGEGTEIYRLSG, from the coding sequence CTGACACCTGAATTCCAGGCCCTGTCCGTTGCAAGCTGGCTCCTTGTCGTAACATTTTTGCAGCTTGCGCTCTACCCCTCCCTGAAAAATAGTCTGCGGCAATACGCCTTCCCGGTTTCTTTTGGCGCGTCACTTGTCCTGTTTACCCTCCTCACCTGGTACTGCGGCCTTGCCAGTCTCCCGGTGCAGATTGGGCTTGTTCCCTTTGCCCTGCTGTTCGGGTATCATCTCTACCGGCGGGATTATGCGTGGAGTGAACTGAAAAAAGAATGGCACTGGGAGCTCATCTTCCTCATCTTCTTCTTTTTGATGCTCACAGTCAGGTTTGTCAACCCGACCATATCCTATGCAGAGAAGTTCATGGACCACGCATTCCTTGCATCCATTATGCGCAGCCCGGTCGTGCCCCCTCTCGATCCCTGGTTTTCCGGGGGGACGATGGATGTCTATTATTATCTGGGTTACTGGATATTCGGCTGCCTGGGGATTGTAAGCGGGGTGCCGTCGAATATTGCGTTTAACCTCTCCCTTCCAACGGTCCTTGGGGTTGCAGCGGTCACGGTGTACGCAATCGGTACGCTCGTGCTCGACCGGTTCCGCTGGCTACCGCTCCTTCTCTTCTTTCTGCCCAATCCCTCATTTATCTACCAGCTTAGTATTGGGAGCAGTATCAGCTCGGCGCTCTGGAACAGTACCCGCACGATCACTAATACCATCAATGAATATCCGCTCTTCTCCTTTACTTGGGGAGATCTCCATGCGCATGTCATCTCCATCTTCAACCAGGTACTGCTGATCTTCCTGCTCCTCTACCTCTATAAATTCTGGGATTCTCTGGAATCGCGGGGAAGATGGCTGCTCTGCGGGCTTGCGGCACTCAGTCTTGGTTCCATGCCCCTAATCAATACCTGGGATGTCCTGATCTATGCCCCGATCACGGTACTGGTTGCAGCGCTGATCATGCGGAAGGGCTGGAGAAAGGGACAAGGGATCCGGACATGGAGTCCGCTTGCCGCAGTTCCACCCCTTGCCATCATCATCTACCTTCCCTTTTACCTGATGCTCAAGACTAACACCGGGGGATTTGCCCTTGTAAGGACACCGTCCGATCCCTTCCAGTTCCTGCTGGTAAATGGCTGGTTTATCGCCATCTTCCTCCTGTTCCTGGTAAAAGAGATCCGGGATCGCCCGTACCTCCTGCTTGTTGCGGCTCCCTTTATCCTGGCCGGGTATACGGCTGCCGCGATTGCCGTTATCCCTCTTATCTATCTCATTGCAAAAAAGGAGCGCAGCATCCCCGATCTTCTGGCCATCTTCGGGCTGGGAATCCTTCTCGTTGTGGAACTGTTCTATCTCAAGGATAACATGGGTGACACGTATTTCCGGATGAACACGGTCTTTAAGTGTTATGTTCCGGCGTGGATCCTTCTGGGGATCAGTTCCCTTGCAATGGTGGGGGGATGGCTTGCCCGGCCGGGACGCATACCAATACTGCCGGTAAGAAAAGGCGCGGCCCTTGCCGTGCTGGTTATCGGGTTCCTCTTTATCGTCCCGTTCCTGGTGCCCCTCGATCTCAGCTATGGGGGCCGGACACTTGACGGGCTGGCCTACCTTGATTCCACACACCCGGGGGACGCCGGGGGAGTTGCATATCTCAGGAACCTGACCGGTAATGAGATCATTGTCGAGGCTGTCGGTGGGGACTACACGTATTACTCCCGGATCTCGTCGTTCACTGGCATCCCAGCGATCCTGGGCCAGCCTTTCCACGAATATATGTGGAGGCAAGATACGACAGGATGGTACAGCACCCGGCCCGGGGATGTCAGGGCAATCTACGAGAATCCCGATCAGACTGTGGCGCTCATGAAAAAATACAATGCGACCCTTCTCTATGTCGGGGACACCGAGAGGGAAACCTATAATGTAAGTCTTCCTTCCACCGGTTTGGAACAAGTGTACTCCGGGGAAGGTACCGAGATTTACCGGCTTAGTGGGTGA
- a CDS encoding flippase activity-associated protein Agl23, producing the protein MEKAAFFSDKIKHIFTFERLFLLVFLVAIVLRFWHLDLKLFHHDEAIHSWFSFTLLTKGTWIYDPSYHGPFLYYITAGMFSLFGASDLVARLAPALFGTLLIPLVYCIYRLGYITKAQTLVVALFLAISPDMVYFSRFLRHDIFMLFFTMLLLVALLYYFERGQLRYVLIGALAAGGALCCKEEMPFILLIFITFFGFAIWRKRISLPPQWKYDLLIGLLVITAVLVAFYSAFGMHPETLVGQNFQVNTTGWYQAVDHWVSMSDEQRLGGPFYFYIPLYLLYEVPIFLLAIVGTLQFIVTDSGLILAGRRLKNWISTRQFELSVGDLAATSRDQLKCSRTASYKSDFFFQLCIYWMILTMAFYAYVGEKVPWLIIHQLLPMSFVAVYKLNWQKVAFALIGCLFLALMTWHVAFIPADINEPIVQVQNSEDLRSVMGIIDNSSHVVLASQDYWPLPWYYRGDRWNKITFYGQKEDIATLTAEHPDTIILHDAESYDSIPGYDKQTYKLDYWFSFYDNQDRLLDYYFHRDGTMGSINLDVFTRDR; encoded by the coding sequence ATGGAAAAGGCCGCTTTCTTTTCCGATAAGATAAAACACATTTTTACTTTCGAGAGACTTTTCCTTCTTGTTTTTCTAGTAGCCATAGTCCTCCGGTTCTGGCACTTGGATCTCAAATTGTTCCATCATGATGAGGCCATCCACTCGTGGTTTTCTTTTACCCTCTTGACCAAAGGGACATGGATCTACGATCCCAGCTACCACGGCCCGTTCCTTTACTACATCACCGCCGGGATGTTTTCCCTCTTTGGTGCATCTGATCTGGTGGCAAGGCTTGCCCCGGCACTATTCGGCACCCTGCTCATTCCGCTGGTGTACTGCATTTACCGGCTGGGGTATATCACTAAAGCACAGACACTGGTTGTTGCACTGTTCCTTGCCATATCTCCCGACATGGTCTATTTCTCCCGGTTCCTGCGCCATGATATCTTCATGCTGTTCTTTACGATGCTGCTCCTTGTCGCCCTGCTCTATTATTTCGAGCGGGGACAGTTGAGGTATGTGCTCATCGGGGCGCTTGCTGCAGGAGGGGCACTGTGCTGCAAGGAAGAAATGCCGTTTATCCTGTTGATATTTATCACATTCTTCGGATTTGCCATCTGGAGAAAACGGATCAGCCTGCCACCGCAATGGAAATACGATCTCCTGATCGGACTGCTGGTGATCACAGCGGTACTGGTAGCTTTTTATTCGGCATTCGGGATGCATCCGGAAACGCTGGTCGGGCAGAACTTCCAGGTAAATACCACTGGCTGGTACCAGGCAGTCGATCACTGGGTGTCGATGTCCGATGAACAGCGTCTGGGTGGGCCGTTTTATTTCTATATCCCCCTCTATTTGCTCTACGAAGTACCAATATTCCTTCTGGCAATAGTGGGAACCCTTCAGTTTATCGTAACGGACTCCGGCCTAATCCTCGCAGGAAGACGTCTGAAAAACTGGATTTCGACGCGCCAGTTCGAATTGTCAGTAGGTGATCTTGCTGCAACGAGCCGTGACCAGCTGAAATGTTCCAGAACGGCCTCATATAAATCCGACTTTTTCTTCCAGCTCTGTATCTACTGGATGATCCTGACCATGGCCTTTTATGCCTACGTCGGGGAAAAGGTGCCATGGCTTATCATCCACCAGCTCCTCCCGATGTCTTTTGTTGCTGTGTACAAACTGAACTGGCAGAAGGTTGCCTTTGCGCTTATCGGCTGTCTGTTCCTAGCCCTGATGACCTGGCATGTAGCATTTATTCCAGCAGATATTAATGAGCCCATTGTCCAGGTCCAGAATTCAGAAGATCTAAGAAGCGTCATGGGCATTATTGACAATTCGAGCCATGTAGTTCTCGCATCACAGGATTACTGGCCACTGCCCTGGTATTACCGGGGTGATCGGTGGAACAAGATAACTTTCTACGGCCAGAAAGAAGATATCGCAACTCTTACTGCGGAGCATCCGGACACCATCATCCTCCACGATGCCGAGAGTTATGATTCGATACCGGGGTATGATAAACAGACCTACAAGCTGGATTACTGGTTCTCCTTTTATGATAACCAGGATCGGTTGCTTGACTACTATTTCCACCGGGACGGCACCATGGGGAGCATTAACCTTGACGTGTTCACCCGGGATCGTTAA
- the tuf gene encoding translation elongation factor EF-1 subunit alpha — MAADKPHMNLAVIGHIDHGKSTTVGRMMFETGAVPAHIIEAYRKEAESKGKATFEFAWVMDNLKEERERGITIDIAHKRFDTPKYYFTVVDCPGHRDFVKNMITGASQADAAILVVAAPDGVMEQTKEHVFLARTLGITQIIIAINKMDAVKFDEKRFNEVKKELSDLIKMVGYKPEETLFIPISSLQGINIKANSPETPWYKGPALIPALDTFKEPSKPTDKPLRLPIQDSYSISGIGTVPVGRVETGIMKKGMKVSFMPANKDGEIKSIEMHHEEIPQAVPGDNVGFNVRGIAKGDIRRGDVCGPAEQPPTVADEFTAQVVVLQHPSAITVGYTPVFHCHTTQTACTFIELKKKLDPRSGQTKEENPTFLKTGDAAIVQIKPTKPMVIENVKELPQLGRFAVRDMGSTIAAGMCIAIQPKQMR; from the coding sequence ATGGCAGCTGATAAGCCCCATATGAACCTGGCCGTTATCGGACACATTGACCACGGGAAGTCAACCACCGTTGGCCGCATGATGTTCGAGACGGGTGCAGTACCTGCACACATTATCGAAGCCTACCGCAAGGAGGCTGAATCGAAGGGTAAGGCGACTTTTGAATTTGCATGGGTCATGGATAACCTCAAGGAAGAGCGTGAGAGAGGTATCACCATCGATATCGCACACAAGCGGTTCGACACCCCCAAGTATTATTTCACGGTCGTAGACTGCCCGGGACACAGAGACTTCGTCAAGAACATGATCACCGGCGCGTCACAGGCCGATGCAGCAATTCTTGTCGTTGCAGCCCCTGATGGCGTCATGGAGCAGACCAAGGAACATGTGTTCCTTGCCCGTACTCTTGGCATCACGCAGATTATCATCGCCATCAACAAGATGGATGCAGTCAAATTCGATGAAAAGCGCTTCAACGAAGTCAAGAAGGAACTCTCCGACCTTATCAAGATGGTAGGGTATAAACCGGAAGAGACGCTCTTTATCCCGATAAGCTCGCTTCAGGGTATCAACATCAAGGCAAACAGCCCCGAAACCCCATGGTACAAGGGCCCGGCACTGATTCCTGCACTCGACACATTCAAGGAACCCTCAAAGCCCACCGACAAGCCGCTCCGCTTACCTATCCAGGACAGTTACAGTATCAGCGGTATCGGAACCGTACCGGTCGGCCGTGTTGAGACCGGTATCATGAAAAAGGGCATGAAGGTCTCATTCATGCCGGCAAACAAGGATGGCGAAATCAAGTCCATCGAGATGCACCACGAAGAGATCCCCCAGGCAGTCCCCGGTGACAACGTCGGGTTCAACGTCCGTGGTATCGCAAAGGGTGACATCCGCCGCGGCGATGTCTGTGGCCCTGCCGAGCAGCCCCCGACCGTTGCAGATGAGTTCACGGCGCAGGTCGTTGTTCTCCAGCACCCCAGCGCAATTACCGTTGGTTACACGCCGGTTTTCCACTGCCACACCACCCAGACAGCCTGCACGTTCATCGAGCTCAAGAAGAAACTCGACCCGCGCTCCGGCCAGACCAAGGAAGAAAACCCCACGTTCTTAAAGACCGGAGACGCAGCCATCGTCCAGATCAAGCCCACAAAACCCATGGTCATAGAGAACGTCAAGGAACTCCCACAGCTGGGCAGGTTTGCCGTCCGTGATATGGGCTCAACGATTGCTGCCGGAATGTGCATTGCGATTCAGCCGAAACAGATGAGATAA
- a CDS encoding 50S ribosomal protein L24e, whose protein sequence is MVEQHICSFCGEPLEPGTGKMFVKRDGTIFYFCSTKCQNNHKLGRVPRRVEWTTAGQKGTNKE, encoded by the coding sequence ATGGTTGAACAGCACATCTGCAGTTTCTGCGGTGAACCGCTTGAGCCGGGCACCGGCAAGATGTTTGTCAAGAGAGACGGTACGATCTTCTATTTCTGCAGCACCAAATGCCAGAACAACCACAAGCTGGGCAGGGTCCCGCGCCGGGTTGAGTGGACAACTGCAGGGCAGAAGGGTACAAACAAGGAGTGA
- a CDS encoding 30S ribosomal protein S28e — MADDATPAEVIEVVGSTGMHGEAMQVKCRILDGNNKGRIITRNTVGPIREGDVIMLLETEREAKKLSRR; from the coding sequence ATGGCTGACGACGCAACGCCCGCAGAAGTCATCGAGGTTGTCGGTTCCACCGGTATGCACGGGGAAGCGATGCAGGTCAAGTGCCGTATCCTCGACGGCAATAACAAAGGGCGCATCATCACCCGCAACACGGTCGGCCCCATCAGGGAAGGAGATGTTATCATGCTCCTTGAGACCGAACGCGAAGCAAAGAAACTGTCGAGGCGGTGA
- a CDS encoding glycosyltransferase, translated as MTTSEVTAIIPVFNDRTALERAIPESLAVLSTITDQFEVIVAEDGSTDGSAELVREYEVRDIHVKLLHSRERLGRGTALNRAISQANGPIVCYYDVDLATDMQHLPQLIDEIRKGADIATGSRLLPESDIRRTESREIASRSYNFLVRSILGSSLCDHQCGFKAFNKAKILPVLPKIRSNHWFWDTELLVRAQRAGFKVTEFPVRWRAGRGTTVRVKDVFGMGSSILRLWWQIHVSKD; from the coding sequence ATGACAACATCTGAAGTTACCGCAATCATCCCGGTGTTCAATGACCGCACCGCGCTTGAACGTGCAATTCCGGAATCTCTGGCAGTCCTTTCTACGATCACGGATCAGTTCGAAGTGATCGTTGCTGAAGACGGGAGTACCGATGGCAGTGCGGAACTGGTCCGGGAGTATGAAGTACGAGATATACACGTGAAACTCCTGCATTCCCGTGAACGGCTGGGACGGGGAACTGCACTCAACCGGGCAATCAGCCAGGCAAATGGCCCTATTGTCTGTTACTATGATGTCGATCTGGCCACAGACATGCAACACCTCCCACAACTTATCGATGAAATACGAAAAGGTGCAGACATTGCCACGGGATCCCGCCTGCTCCCGGAAAGTGATATTCGCCGGACTGAAAGTCGCGAGATCGCCAGCAGATCCTATAATTTCCTTGTACGGTCTATCCTTGGAAGTAGCCTCTGCGATCACCAATGCGGGTTCAAGGCATTTAATAAGGCTAAAATTCTCCCCGTCCTCCCGAAAATACGGTCGAACCACTGGTTCTGGGATACCGAACTCCTGGTGCGGGCACAGAGGGCAGGATTTAAGGTAACGGAATTTCCTGTCCGATGGCGGGCAGGCAGGGGAACAACGGTACGGGTAAAGGATGTTTTCGGGATGGGCTCATCCATCCTGCGCCTCTGGTGGCAGATCCATGTATCGAAAGATTAG
- the rpl7ae gene encoding 50S ribosomal protein L7Ae gives MAKGYVKTEAPEELQNKALEALEVARDTGKIKKGSNEATKAIERSAALLVLIGADVEPAEIVMHLAPLCEEKKIPYVFINKQNDIGAASGLDVGSAAAAIVKPGKAKEVVEDLAKQLTALKA, from the coding sequence ATGGCAAAAGGCTACGTAAAAACCGAGGCTCCTGAGGAGCTCCAGAACAAGGCGCTTGAAGCCCTTGAAGTTGCAAGAGACACCGGGAAGATCAAGAAGGGTTCAAACGAGGCAACAAAAGCCATTGAACGCAGCGCCGCACTGCTTGTTTTAATCGGCGCCGATGTGGAGCCCGCAGAGATTGTTATGCACCTGGCCCCCTTATGCGAAGAAAAGAAGATCCCCTACGTCTTCATCAACAAACAAAATGACATCGGTGCCGCAAGCGGTCTTGATGTCGGTTCTGCCGCGGCAGCGATTGTCAAGCCCGGCAAAGCAAAAGAAGTGGTTGAAGATCTCGCAAAGCAGCTGACTGCATTGAAGGCATAA
- the ndk gene encoding nucleoside-diphosphate kinase produces MDRTFVMIKPDGVQRGQVGGIVSRFEAKGLKLVAARFEVLPESRVIEQYQEHLSKPFFPSLKSYIRGGPCFLMVWEGRNVVAIVRKMIGATNPQEAAPGTIRGDFGIDIGRNVIHASDSPESAAREIGIHFKPAELFAYTRVDESVVYEY; encoded by the coding sequence ATGGATCGCACCTTTGTGATGATCAAGCCGGACGGTGTCCAGCGCGGGCAGGTCGGCGGGATCGTCTCCCGGTTTGAGGCAAAAGGTCTCAAGCTCGTGGCAGCCCGGTTCGAGGTATTGCCCGAGAGCCGGGTTATCGAGCAGTACCAGGAACACCTGTCAAAACCGTTCTTCCCGTCACTCAAATCCTATATCAGGGGAGGCCCGTGCTTCCTGATGGTCTGGGAGGGCAGGAATGTGGTTGCCATTGTCAGGAAAATGATCGGTGCCACAAATCCCCAGGAGGCAGCTCCCGGAACCATCCGGGGCGATTTCGGGATAGACATCGGAAGGAACGTGATCCACGCTTCCGATTCTCCCGAGAGTGCCGCACGGGAGATCGGCATCCACTTCAAACCGGCTGAACTGTTCGCATACACCCGGGTTGACGAATCCGTGGTATACGAATACTAA
- a CDS encoding NAD(P)/FAD-dependent oxidoreductase produces the protein MKIGILGGGLTGLVAAHALAGEHDVLLFEQMPYLGGCLSSYHIDDYWIERYYHHCFSGDKQLFSLLGELGLLEKLEWWSGSTGYFSGDTLYPLTTPLQILRWPELSLIDKTKLALLTHRAGKMDPLALDDIPAETFIIDNLGHRIYTSFFEPLLRSKFGKNRSKVSAAWLISRIAIRSNRGVHGERLGYLNGGFHQIIDQLEKSIGSKRGKINLQTPVTSLSKNGNRWNVNDEIVDAVVSTIPPQELGSLSGLTLPEIPYQGAACMTLGFERDVCRGVYWTNMKDEGPYGAVVAHTNLIPHERYGEHIAYLASYFSGSVPARLDQKMKEDFCLRFGLAEREIHWSRMAIDPWAGPVYTTGYRSLIPACEKHGIFLAGMFSEENYPERSIEGSVRAGNRIAKCIQERTHR, from the coding sequence ATGAAGATAGGTATACTCGGAGGAGGCCTGACCGGGCTGGTTGCTGCTCATGCGTTAGCCGGAGAGCATGATGTTCTCCTTTTCGAACAGATGCCGTATCTGGGCGGTTGTCTCTCCTCATACCACATCGATGATTACTGGATTGAGCGATATTACCACCATTGCTTTTCCGGCGATAAACAACTGTTTAGTCTCCTTGGAGAACTTGGCCTGCTGGAAAAACTGGAATGGTGGTCAGGGAGTACCGGTTACTTTTCGGGAGACACTCTCTACCCACTCACGACGCCATTACAAATCCTGCGCTGGCCGGAACTTTCCCTCATCGATAAAACAAAACTGGCCCTGTTAACGCACCGTGCAGGGAAAATGGATCCTCTCGCACTCGATGATATCCCGGCTGAAACATTTATCATTGATAATCTGGGCCACCGCATCTATACCTCGTTTTTTGAACCGCTCCTGCGAAGCAAATTCGGAAAGAACCGGAGCAAGGTATCTGCAGCCTGGTTGATCAGCCGTATCGCCATCAGGTCGAACAGGGGAGTACATGGGGAACGTCTTGGCTACCTGAACGGGGGGTTTCACCAGATTATTGACCAATTGGAAAAATCTATCGGAAGTAAAAGAGGGAAGATCAATCTGCAGACCCCGGTCACGTCCCTTTCGAAAAATGGCAACCGATGGAATGTCAATGATGAAATCGTGGATGCAGTCGTTTCCACGATCCCCCCTCAGGAGCTGGGATCCTTGTCCGGCCTTACCCTTCCGGAGATTCCCTATCAGGGCGCGGCCTGTATGACCTTAGGATTCGAACGTGATGTGTGCAGGGGCGTGTATTGGACCAACATGAAAGATGAAGGCCCGTACGGAGCGGTAGTTGCACATACCAATCTGATCCCGCATGAACGGTACGGTGAGCATATCGCGTATCTGGCATCGTATTTCAGTGGCAGTGTTCCTGCGCGGCTCGACCAGAAGATGAAAGAGGATTTCTGTTTGAGATTTGGCCTTGCAGAAAGGGAAATCCACTGGAGCCGGATGGCCATCGATCCCTGGGCGGGCCCGGTGTATACGACGGGATACCGATCCCTGATCCCTGCCTGCGAAAAGCATGGTATCTTCCTTGCAGGCATGTTTTCGGAAGAGAATTATCCGGAACGAAGCATTGAAGGATCTGTCCGGGCAGGCAACCGGATTGCAAAATGCATTCAGGAGAGAACGCACCGATGA
- a CDS encoding lysylphosphatidylglycerol synthase transmembrane domain-containing protein, which translates to MYRKISAILIPTLIAVGIIAYMLYHVWDELITALQHIVPVYLVIAILVCLTAWWLRGWRYHRILLGLNYRIGVTFSMACVFVSQTVNLIVPARLGDFVRIFILKHDYQTTYSEGISSIVVERVFDIIAIAILGAASLFFIPNLPSWLNLYIYIMIAILAVGFAFFIFLIFVGELTSTNKYVRYILTMLDEIRRASLSLSSILILGISSMVIWMLDILVCNSVAMMFEQQIPFAVIILAIVLGNLVKAVPITPGGIGTYELIVSATFAITGVSPGVAFLIAVIDDLIKNLVTLAGGIVSIYYLGDWVIPTIKSALWTKLDGGEKPDT; encoded by the coding sequence ATGTATCGAAAGATTAGCGCAATCCTGATCCCCACCCTGATCGCTGTCGGGATCATTGCCTATATGCTCTACCATGTCTGGGACGAACTGATCACCGCACTTCAGCACATCGTTCCGGTTTACCTGGTGATTGCAATCCTTGTCTGCCTTACTGCATGGTGGCTGCGTGGCTGGAGATACCACCGGATCCTTCTTGGCCTTAATTACCGGATCGGGGTCACCTTCTCAATGGCGTGTGTCTTTGTCAGCCAGACGGTCAACCTTATTGTCCCCGCGCGCCTGGGGGATTTTGTCAGAATATTTATCCTGAAACACGATTACCAGACTACCTACTCGGAAGGTATCTCATCTATCGTGGTGGAGCGGGTCTTTGATATCATTGCCATAGCGATTCTGGGAGCTGCATCCCTGTTCTTTATCCCCAATCTCCCAAGCTGGCTCAACCTCTATATCTATATCATGATCGCTATCCTTGCGGTTGGATTTGCATTCTTTATCTTCCTGATATTTGTGGGGGAGCTGACCTCCACGAACAAGTACGTCAGATATATCCTGACCATGCTCGATGAGATCAGGAGAGCCTCGCTCTCTCTCAGTTCAATCCTGATTCTCGGAATTTCATCCATGGTGATCTGGATGCTTGACATTCTTGTCTGCAATTCGGTTGCAATGATGTTTGAACAGCAGATACCTTTTGCGGTGATCATCCTTGCTATTGTCCTTGGAAACCTGGTCAAGGCGGTACCCATTACTCCCGGGGGAATCGGGACCTACGAGCTTATCGTATCGGCAACGTTTGCTATTACCGGTGTCTCTCCCGGGGTGGCGTTCCTGATTGCCGTGATCGATGACCTGATCAAGAACCTAGTCACTCTTGCCGGGGGGATTGTTTCCATCTATTACCTCGGGGACTGGGTGATCCCAACCATCAAATCGGCACTCTGGACAAAACTGGACGGAGGGGAAAAACCTGACACCTGA
- a CDS encoding tubulin/FtsZ family protein, with the protein MRVFFIGFGQAGGKIVDMFIEQDKKLGTHSFRGIAVNTARTDLMGLKHIELKDRILIGQTMVKGHGVGTDNVTGARVTADEIDSIISAVDSRGTHDIDAFVIVAGLGGGTGSGGSPVLARHLKRIYREPVYALGIIPAPEEGRLYSYNAARSLTTLVNEADNTFIFDNSAWKNEGESVKSAFERLNNEVVRRFAILFRAGEVGRMGVGEMVVDSSEIINTLRGGGITSVGYAISEVISTRTKQQRGLLGGIQKNIKDTFGGKKEANEEVLMGEDRSAKIVGLVRRAMLGRLTLPCDYSTAERALVLLAGPPDEMDRKGVEKAKSWVEENIAGVEVRGGDYPVNSEYVAAVVMLATVGNAPRIKELLDIAKETKEEVIKSKEKKSTMFEEGIEPLFE; encoded by the coding sequence ATGCGGGTCTTTTTCATCGGATTTGGTCAAGCGGGGGGCAAAATTGTCGACATGTTCATTGAACAGGACAAAAAGCTCGGGACCCACAGTTTCCGGGGGATTGCCGTAAACACCGCACGGACAGATCTGATGGGGCTTAAACATATTGAATTGAAAGATCGCATCCTCATCGGGCAGACCATGGTCAAAGGCCACGGTGTCGGTACTGATAACGTGACCGGCGCCCGGGTTACTGCTGATGAGATTGACAGCATCATCTCTGCTGTTGACTCACGCGGAACCCATGATATCGATGCTTTTGTGATTGTCGCAGGACTGGGGGGAGGAACCGGATCCGGTGGTTCCCCGGTACTTGCCCGCCACCTCAAACGGATCTACCGGGAACCTGTCTATGCATTGGGCATTATTCCGGCACCGGAAGAGGGCCGGCTCTACTCTTATAACGCAGCCCGCAGCCTGACCACGCTTGTTAATGAGGCTGATAACACATTCATCTTCGATAACAGTGCATGGAAAAACGAGGGCGAGAGCGTCAAGAGTGCATTCGAGCGTCTTAATAACGAAGTTGTCCGGAGATTTGCTATTCTCTTCCGCGCCGGTGAAGTTGGCCGGATGGGTGTTGGTGAGATGGTCGTTGACTCAAGTGAGATCATCAACACCCTCCGCGGCGGCGGCATCACTTCCGTGGGGTACGCAATCAGCGAAGTGATCAGTACCCGCACCAAGCAGCAGCGGGGGCTTCTCGGAGGTATCCAGAAGAACATCAAGGATACCTTCGGGGGTAAGAAGGAAGCAAACGAGGAAGTGCTTATGGGTGAGGACCGGTCGGCAAAGATTGTCGGTCTTGTCCGGCGGGCGATGCTTGGCCGCCTCACCCTGCCCTGCGACTATTCAACCGCGGAACGTGCACTTGTTCTCTTGGCAGGCCCGCCGGACGAGATGGACCGGAAAGGTGTCGAAAAGGCCAAGAGCTGGGTTGAAGAGAATATTGCCGGTGTTGAAGTGAGAGGTGGGGACTATCCGGTCAACAGCGAGTACGTTGCTGCAGTTGTGATGCTTGCAACCGTAGGTAATGCACCCCGTATCAAGGAACTCCTGGATATTGCCAAGGAAACAAAAGAAGAGGTTATTAAATCCAAGGAGAAGAAATCCACTATGTTTGAGGAAGGTATCGAACCGTTGTTCGAATGA
- the rpsJ gene encoding 30S ribosomal protein S10, translating into MQKARIRLTGTDFNKVETVCDRIREIAERTGVNLAGPIPLPTKRLVVPIRKSPDGEGTATFDRWQMRVHKRLIDIDADERALRQLMRIQVPKDIGIEIVLES; encoded by the coding sequence ATGCAAAAAGCCAGAATTCGCCTGACAGGAACAGATTTCAATAAAGTAGAGACGGTCTGTGACAGGATCCGAGAAATAGCCGAACGCACAGGAGTAAATCTGGCTGGACCCATACCACTCCCGACAAAAAGACTCGTTGTACCCATCCGCAAAAGCCCCGATGGGGAGGGGACCGCAACTTTTGACCGCTGGCAGATGCGCGTGCACAAGAGACTGATTGATATTGATGCAGATGAGCGTGCACTCCGCCAGCTGATGCGGATTCAGGTGCCAAAAGATATCGGAATTGAAATTGTACTGGAAAGTTGA